A segment of the Candidatus Delongbacteria bacterium genome:
ATGGTCTGAGTATGAGCTTGATAGAATGGACAAGGAAATGGTTAATGTTTTTAAAAATTTACAAATCTCAAAGAACCATTCCTTTTTTTAGATTTGCTTTGCAAGAATTTATCAATGGGAAGAAATTTAATAGTTTGTTTTCTGAAGTATTTACGGTACTACCGCTTAAAGTGTGGCAAAATGAGAAGAAATTACATATATTAACAAGTACTGAAATTAGTTCACTGTTAGAGAATCTTCAAGATATAAGGAAGATAAGAAAAATAAGCGAAGACATTAAAAATAGAAGAGTTTAGCAATGGACAAAATTTATACAATTACAATACACAGGGCAATTAATTATGGTGCAGTGTTGCAGGCATATGGATTACACAGATATTTGAAATCTCAAGGCTATGATGTTGAAATAATAGACTATAGACCAAAAGATTTAGAATATAAAAAGGTCCATTTGTGGGAGTATGTCACTTTAAAATCTTTAATACGATATTCAAAAGTTGTTTTAAAATTTTTAATACATCCAAAATTATCTGGTATGAAAGTTAAAAAATTTAATTCATTTTGCGATAAATATTTTATATCTACAAACAAGAAATATAATGGATTTAAGGAGTTGATAAATGAAAGCTGGTATGGTAATATTTTTATATGCGGAAGTGATCAAATATGGAATAGCGAGTTAACTAATGGAATATCTAAACCATACTATCTTGAATTCGTTCCTACCGGTGCAAAAAGGGTAGCTTATGCTGCTAGTTTTGGAAAAGATTCAATTTATGAAAAAGAAAAACCTATAATAAGAGGATTGATAAGTAAATTTGATGCAATTTCAATACGGGAAGATTCAGGTATTGAAATAGCAAAACAGCTAGGAATAGCTGCTACTAAAGTTTTAGATCCTGCATTCTTACTAACAAAAGATGAATGGAGTAAAATTGCCAATATACCAAAGTACAAAAACTATTTATTGATATATAAATTTGGTGATGAAGATATTATTGAAGAAACATACAAAAAAATAGCCGAGAAACTGAAGCTGAAAACAGTTTTAATATCTGAGTCAATGACAGGTGAGAAGAAAGTTGATTTTAAAGCAAATGGAACTGGTCCTGAAGAATTTCTGGGTCTTTTCATGTTCGCTGATTTTATTGTAACAAATACTTTCCATGGCACAGCTTTTTCAATAATATTTGAAAAGAACTTTGTTTCAGTTTCTCACTCTGATACAGATACAAGAATGACAAGTTTGTTAGATAGTTTAGGAATATTTGATCGTTTTATTAAGCAAAGAGAGGATATTGATTCTATTTCAAATAGTATAGACTATATAAAAGTGAAACAATTATTAGATAAGCAAAAACAACAGTCATTTGATTTTATTGAAGAAGTATTAAAGTAATGGGTGGCAGAAAGTGGGAAAATTAGTGAGTATAGTGACACCATGTTATAACGGCGAAAATTATTTAAATAGATTTCTAGATTCTTTAGTTAATCAAACATACGATAATATGGAATTTATATTTGTAGATGATGGATCAACTGATAGGACAAAAGAGGTTCTGTTTAAATATAAAGAGAAGTTTGAAAAAAAAAATATAATTTTAAAATATTTTTATCAAGATAATGCGGGGCAGGCTGTAGCAGTTGCTAATGGTTTAAAACATATAACAGGTGAATACTTAATTTGGCCAGACTCTGATGATATTTTACCAGAAACATCAATAGAAGAAAAGGTAAAATTTCTTGAAGAAAATAAAAAGTATGGATTAGTTAGAACTGATGGGCATGTTGTAAACGAAGATAATCTTAAAACTATAGTAAGATTTTGTTCTCGGAAGAACAAAGACCGATTTAAAGAAAATCTGTTTGAAGATTATATAATTTGCCGTAACAGTTGGTTAATGCCAGGTTGTTATATGTTGAGAGTTTCAGCTTTGATGTATTCAAACCCTAATCTATATATTTATCCATCGCGATACGGTCAAAATTGGCAGATAATTTTACCAATTTTGTATCATTTCAAATGTGGATATATCGATGATTCATTGTTTATATACATATTGAGAAAAAACAGTCATTCAAACTCGTTTAAAGGAGCTTCATATTCAAAAGAAAAGAATAAATTGCATGGGTATAAAGACATCATAGATAATACTATCAAGAACATGAAAATACAAGATGAAGAAAAGTACATTAATATGACAAAGATATATTATTCTAGAAGATTATTAGAGCTTGCTTTTGTGAATTGTGTTTTTGAAGATGCTAAAGAATGTTATCAAATATTAAAACAGGCAAAGCAAAATACCTATATTGATTTTTTAATGATGTCATCAACAAATAATTTAGTGATAAATAAGTTATTATTGCTTTTAAGAAGGACTAAAAATTCAATTGTAAATAGGGATTGATATGAAGATTGGGATCTTAACTTTTAATTGCGTATTTAATTATGGAGCTGTAATCCAAGCTTTCGCTTTACAAAATGAATTAGAAAGTGATGGTCATAATGTTGAGATGATTGATTTGCAATTAGATAGGCTTAAAGAAAATTATAAATTATTGAATCTCACAAATTTTGCTTTTTCAAATAAATGTATTATTCAATTTCTTTCTGAAGTTAAAAAAATCCCATGCAGAGTTATAAGATACTTGAAATTTAATAGAGATGTGCATCAATTGCTAAATCTTACGGAAAGTAAATATCGTACGATTGAAGAACTTATTGATGGTAATCTAGACCATGATGTGTTTGTGTGTGGGAGTGATCAAATTTGGAATCCCCAAATTTTTAATGGACCTAATCCAATATTTTTTGCAGATTTTGCAAAACCTAATCAAAGAAAAATATCTTATGCTGCAAGTATTGGAGTTGAGAATATAGATAAGAATTTTATTGAAGATTATGTAAAGTACATCAATCATTTAGATAATATTTCTGTGAGAGAAATTGAAGCAAAAGAAGAATTTCAAAATCTAATCAAAAACGATATCTCAATTGTACTAGATCCAGTGTTCTTGCTAAAAAAGGAACAGTGGGCTAAACTTATAACTAAACAGATTGAAGCATCAAAGTACATTCTAATATATATGCTGAGATATGACAAAGAACTGTTGGATTTAGCTACTAATATTTCTAAAGAAAGAAACCTTAAAATTGTAATTATTGGTGAAAGATCTAGGTCTTTTAGGGGTGATAATATCAAATATTATTCCACAGCAGGCCCCCTGGATTTTCTTAATTTATTTTTCTATTCAAGTTCTATTGTTACAAATTCTTTTCATGGAACAGCTTTTTCAATTATATTTGAAAAGGAAATTTTTACTTTTGCGAATGACAAGAGAAATTCAAGAATAATTAACTTGATGAATAAATTAGACTTGGGCAATAGAATAGTTAATTCGAGTAATGATTTCAAGAAAGGACCAATTGATTATACAAAAGTAAATAAATTATTAGGTGTTGAAAGAAAAAAATCGATTGAATTTCTAAAAAAAGCAGTGAATTAAATAATGAAATCTAATGAGTTAAGAATAGGTTCGGTTTTAAATTACATTAATTTGTTCTTATCTTTATCATCAGGTATTTTTTTAACGCCCTTTATTATAAGAGCATTAGGACAAAATGAGTTTGGATTGCTTCATTTAATAGGAGCATTCGCTGGCTATTTATACTTATTTGAGTTTGGAATCGGAACAACGATAACCAGATATGTTGCGAAATATCGTGCCGAGAATAACATAATTAATATAGAAAATATTTTAGCATTTGGCTTTATAATAAATATATTTATTTCATTATTGATTTTAGTCACAGGGTTGATACTTTTCTTTAATATTGAGTATATTTTTAAGAATTCTTTATCGGTTACAGATATTATAAGCGCAAAGATTATGTTCGCAATGATATTAGGAAATATGATAATTGGAGTATTATGTTCTATCTTCCCTGCAGCTTTATCAGGGTATGAGAAATTTATTATACCAAAACTAATATCTATAGTATTTACATCTATGAGAATTATTACAACCTTATATGTGTTATCTGTAGGTCCTAAAGCCATTTATATGACATCTGTAACTGTTGGCTTCGGGATTTTAACAATATTATCGAATTTATTTTATGCTAAATTTAAAGTGAAAATAAGAGTTAAACTTCATTACATGGATTGGAATTTATTGAAAGAGGTAGGGATATTTTCCTTCTTTAACTTTTTACAAACTTTAATGTCACAGATATACTGGAAACTTGATGAGATAATAATTGGTATTACTTTATCAACAGCAATGGTAGCGATATACGCAGTTGCGATGTCAATCAATAATTATGTTCTAAATATAACGACAGCAGTTACTCAACTAATTTTGCCCAAAGCAACCTTCCTATCAACAAGAAATGCGTCTGTTGCTGAAACAACAGATTTCATGTCCCGTATCGGACGCATTATTCTTATTTTATATGGAGGATTTCTTTTAGGAATTACCTTCCTAGGAAAGGAGTTTATTCGTTTATGGGCGGGTGATAATTATACTGATGCATACTATATCATACTAATTATTATTTATTTTGCGGCTTTACCCAGGATACAATCTGCAGCAAATAGTATCATGAAAGCTAAAAACATGCATAGTTTTTTAACAACAATTTATGTTATTACAGGAGTAATTAATATTTTCCTAACCATATTATTTATTAAGCGATGGGGTCTAATTGGTGCGGCTTGGGGTACAGCATTTTCCTTGTTTATTGGAAATACTTTAATTGCTAATATTTATTTTCAGAAAAAACTGGGTATTAATGTTAAGAGATTTTTT
Coding sequences within it:
- a CDS encoding polysaccharide pyruvyl transferase family protein, with the translated sequence MDKIYTITIHRAINYGAVLQAYGLHRYLKSQGYDVEIIDYRPKDLEYKKVHLWEYVTLKSLIRYSKVVLKFLIHPKLSGMKVKKFNSFCDKYFISTNKKYNGFKELINESWYGNIFICGSDQIWNSELTNGISKPYYLEFVPTGAKRVAYAASFGKDSIYEKEKPIIRGLISKFDAISIREDSGIEIAKQLGIAATKVLDPAFLLTKDEWSKIANIPKYKNYLLIYKFGDEDIIEETYKKIAEKLKLKTVLISESMTGEKKVDFKANGTGPEEFLGLFMFADFIVTNTFHGTAFSIIFEKNFVSVSHSDTDTRMTSLLDSLGIFDRFIKQREDIDSISNSIDYIKVKQLLDKQKQQSFDFIEEVLK
- a CDS encoding glycosyltransferase family 2 protein; protein product: MSIVTPCYNGENYLNRFLDSLVNQTYDNMEFIFVDDGSTDRTKEVLFKYKEKFEKKNIILKYFYQDNAGQAVAVANGLKHITGEYLIWPDSDDILPETSIEEKVKFLEENKKYGLVRTDGHVVNEDNLKTIVRFCSRKNKDRFKENLFEDYIICRNSWLMPGCYMLRVSALMYSNPNLYIYPSRYGQNWQIILPILYHFKCGYIDDSLFIYILRKNSHSNSFKGASYSKEKNKLHGYKDIIDNTIKNMKIQDEEKYINMTKIYYSRRLLELAFVNCVFEDAKECYQILKQAKQNTYIDFLMMSSTNNLVINKLLLLLRRTKNSIVNRD
- a CDS encoding polysaccharide pyruvyl transferase family protein — encoded protein: MKIGILTFNCVFNYGAVIQAFALQNELESDGHNVEMIDLQLDRLKENYKLLNLTNFAFSNKCIIQFLSEVKKIPCRVIRYLKFNRDVHQLLNLTESKYRTIEELIDGNLDHDVFVCGSDQIWNPQIFNGPNPIFFADFAKPNQRKISYAASIGVENIDKNFIEDYVKYINHLDNISVREIEAKEEFQNLIKNDISIVLDPVFLLKKEQWAKLITKQIEASKYILIYMLRYDKELLDLATNISKERNLKIVIIGERSRSFRGDNIKYYSTAGPLDFLNLFFYSSSIVTNSFHGTAFSIIFEKEIFTFANDKRNSRIINLMNKLDLGNRIVNSSNDFKKGPIDYTKVNKLLGVERKKSIEFLKKAVN
- a CDS encoding polysaccharide biosynthesis C-terminal domain-containing protein, with the translated sequence MKSNELRIGSVLNYINLFLSLSSGIFLTPFIIRALGQNEFGLLHLIGAFAGYLYLFEFGIGTTITRYVAKYRAENNIINIENILAFGFIINIFISLLILVTGLILFFNIEYIFKNSLSVTDIISAKIMFAMILGNMIIGVLCSIFPAALSGYEKFIIPKLISIVFTSMRIITTLYVLSVGPKAIYMTSVTVGFGILTILSNLFYAKFKVKIRVKLHYMDWNLLKEVGIFSFFNFLQTLMSQIYWKLDEIIIGITLSTAMVAIYAVAMSINNYVLNITTAVTQLILPKATFLSTRNASVAETTDFMSRIGRIILILYGGFLLGITFLGKEFIRLWAGDNYTDAYYIILIIIYFAALPRIQSAANSIMKAKNMHSFLTTIYVITGVINIFLTILFIKRWGLIGAAWGTAFSLFIGNTLIANIYFQKKLGINVKRFFIKTFDKLAISITISAIICYFISSYPNGGWGVFVIKCILFSVFYILSLILVGFNDYEKKLIKSLLRIPGGA